TTACCTTTTCTTTTCCTGTATAACCAATAATTCCACACATAACTTTTCCATCTTTCTATTATTATTTTTTATTCTTCATTCTCAAAATTCTGCCTTTTCTGGTTCTTGGTTCCAAAATCTGGCTCTCTTTTTCAATTCTTGATTTTGACTTTTCATCTTCCTTATACCGTATTTGTTTTGCAGTCACCCGCATATTTGCCGGTATATCTCGCAGGGAAGTCCACGGAAGGGCATCCGCCGAATTTTCGATCACCCTTCTCCTCGTCAACCTGTCAACGCAGGTACATGGCGCTAAATGGAAAAGTATGCATTCTGGTTCACATTCCAGACCAAATTGTGTCAAAAAGTATGATTTAGTTTTCAAGGTACGTCACCTACTATACTATTTATGCGTCAAAAACGCAAGTGTGCATTTGTTCCGGCATGCGCGCTTGTTTTCCCTTGCTACTTATACAAACAAAAATAGCGTAGCAACCAGGGGATTCTCTCAGGAAAGAGATTCTCCTAATTGCTGCGCTATTATCTGCTATACTACCATCGCGCGAGAGGTTTTTGAATTGCACACTCTGATTACTGTATTACAAGTACTCAACCTTTCACATTCTGACTTCAATATGTTTTTCTTATTTTACTTCTGTTGTCCAGCCATATTTGTCTTCCAGACGTCCCCACTGGATTCCTGTTAAGGTATCATATAATTTCTGGGTTAATTCACCAATTTCAAAATTATTGATTGTGACAACATCATCTTTGTAACGAAGTTCTCCGACTGGTGAAATAACAGCTGCAGTACCGGTTCCGAATACTTCTTCCAAAGTACCATCATGTCCTGCTTTCATTAAGTCATCGATTGATAATCTTGTCTCATTTACTTTATAACCCCAGTCTCTTAATAAACGAATCATGGAATCACGTGTAACACCAGGAAGAACAGTTCCTTCGATTGGTGCTGTATAAATCTCGCCGGCAATCTTGAACATGATGTTCATGGTACCAACTTCTTCTACATATTTACGATGTTCTCCGTCTAACCAAAGAACCTGTGCATATCCCATCTTTTCAGCTTTTACCTGTCCTAAAATAGAACCTGCGTAGTTACCACCACATTTTGTGAATCCGGTACCACCTTTTACGGCACGAACAAGTTCATCTTCTACTAAAATCTTAACCGGGTTAAGACCTGCTGCATAATATGCTCCTACTGGGCAGCAGATAATCATGAATTTGTAAGCGCTTGCCATGTGAACACCAAGTGCTGCTTCTGTTGCAAACATAAATGGTCTGATGTAAAGAGAAGTATTTGGCTCTGATGGAACCCAGTCCTCTTCTACTTTTACAAGTGCTTTTACAGCTTCCACGAACATATCAACCGGGAATTCCGGCATGCAAAGTCTTGCGTTGGAGTTAATCATTCTCTTTGCATTCATCTCTGGACGGAATAACTGAATCTTACCTTCTGCTGTACGGTAAGCTTTCATTCCCTCGAATGTCTCCTGTGCATAATGTAATGTCACACAGGCTGGATCCATTGTGATTGGTCCTTCTGGAACGATTCTTGCATCCTTCCATCCTTCTTCTTTTGTCCAATCCATAACGAACATATAATCCGT
This genomic window from Roseburia sp. 831b contains:
- a CDS encoding branched-chain amino acid aminotransferase; translation: MDIRFVKRDVLKEKPDQKNLGFGKYMTDYMFVMDWTKEEGWKDARIVPEGPITMDPACVTLHYAQETFEGMKAYRTAEGKIQLFRPEMNAKRMINSNARLCMPEFPVDMFVEAVKALVKVEEDWVPSEPNTSLYIRPFMFATEAALGVHMASAYKFMIICCPVGAYYAAGLNPVKILVEDELVRAVKGGTGFTKCGGNYAGSILGQVKAEKMGYAQVLWLDGEHRKYVEEVGTMNIMFKIAGEIYTAPIEGTVLPGVTRDSMIRLLRDWGYKVNETRLSIDDLMKAGHDGTLEEVFGTGTAAVISPVGELRYKDDVVTINNFEIGELTQKLYDTLTGIQWGRLEDKYGWTTEVK